Proteins encoded by one window of Macaca fascicularis isolate 582-1 chromosome 10, T2T-MFA8v1.1:
- the LOC102124692 gene encoding putative inactive beta-glucuronidase protein GUSBP11 isoform X3, with product MCPWVHPCLRRYWVLSAPTRISWPHWSRCTTCPGSGPVISRLSVFSTRSPRHVSELVLGLGAQLCSTLVPDPFGGLGAEPSPSLCSRAPPWTYRFSASSMTSARTGHFVSWVWYEWEVTLLKRWIQDLYTRVVLRIGSAHFYAIVWVNGVHTLEHERGYLPFEADSSSVFPVGPLPSRLCFTVAINSTLTPQPCH from the exons ATGTGCCCCTGGGTTCACCCCTGTCTCCGGAGATACTGGGTGCTATCCGCTCCAACGAGGATCTCCTGGCCCCACTGGTCCAGGTGTACAACCTGCCCTGGCAGTGGACCTGTCATCAGCAGGTTATCTGTCTTTTCCACCAGGAGTCCCCGCCATGTGTCAGAGCTTGTGCTAGGCCTGGGGGCACAGCTGTGCAGCACACTGGTCCCAGATCCCTTTGGGGGCCTAGGAGCTGAGCCCAGCCCTTCTCTTTGCAGTCGGGCCCCACCTTGGACATACCGTTTCTCTGCATCTTCAATGACATCAGCCAGGACTGGGCATTttgtcagctgggtgtggtatgAATGGGAGGTGACCCTGCTGAAGCGATGGATCCAGGACCTGTACACAAGAGTGGTACTGAGGATTGGCAGTGCCCACTTCTATGCCATTGTG TGGGTGAATGGTGTCCACACGCTAGAGCATGAAAGGGGCTACCTCCCCTTCGAGGCTGACAGCAGCAGCGTGTTCCCGGTGGGGCCCCTGCCCTCCCGCCTCTGCTTCACTGTCGCCATCAACAGCACGCTCACCCCCCAACCCTGCCACTAG
- the LOC102124692 gene encoding uncharacterized protein isoform X1 gives MGGDPAEAMDPGPVHKSGTEDWQCPLLCHCGLQRSVLLYTTPTTCIDDINITTGMERDSGDGFWNFTALVWDRLSEISPRPSAQSLFPPSSEEMQANKATLVCLMSDFYPGILTVTWKADGTPITQSVEMTVPSQQSNKYVASGYLSLTPKQWRSHNTFSCQVTHDGSTVEKDSGPCRMFIGSQPSPHPQGPGAAGSQGRGLSASEAIQPFSLYPENPQTSFVNQKSCSLSSFLISHTI, from the exons ATGGGAGGTGACCCTGCTGAAGCGATGGATCCAGGACCTGTACACAAGAGTGGTACTGAGGATTGGCAGTGCCCACTTCTATGCCATTGTGG ACTGCAGCGGTCTGTGCTTCTGTACACGACACCAACTACCTGCATCGATGACATCAACATCACCACCGGCATGGAGCGAGACAGTGGTGACGGCTTCTG gaaTTTTACTGCCTTGGTTTGGGACAGATTATCAGAG ATCAGCCCAAGGCCATCCGCTCAGTCACTGTTTCCGCCATCTTCTGAGGAGATGCAAGCCAACAAGGCCACACTGGTGTGTCTCATGAGTGACTTCTATCCGGGAATCTTGACAGTGACCTGGAAGGCAGATGGTACCCCCATCACCCAGAGCGTGGAGATGACTGTGCCCTCCCAACAGAGCAACAAATACGTGGCCAGCGGCTACCTGAGCCTGACGCCCAAGCAGTGGAGATCCCACAACACCTTCAGCTGCCAGGTCACGCATGACGGGAGCACCGTGGAGAAAGACAGTGGCCCCTGCAGAATGTTCATAGGTTCCCAACCCTCACCCCACCCACAGGGGCCTGGAGCTGCAGGATCCCAGGGGAGAGGTCTCTCTGCATCCGAAGCCATCCAGCCCTTCTCCTTGTACCCAGAAAACCCTCAAACATCCTTTGTCAACCAGAAATCCTGCTCCCTCTCTTCATTTCTTATCTCTCATACAATTTGA
- the LOC102124692 gene encoding uncharacterized protein isoform X4, with protein MCPWVHPCLRRYWVLSAPTRISWPHWSRCTTCPGSGPVISRLSVFSTRSPRHVSELVLGLGAQLCSTLVPDPFGGLGAEPSPSLCSRAPPWTYRFSASSMTSARTGHFVSWVWYEWEVTLLKRWIQDLYTRVVLRIGSAHFYAIVDCSGLCFCTRHQLPASMTSTSPPAWSETVVTASDQPKAIRSVTVSAIF; from the exons ATGTGCCCCTGGGTTCACCCCTGTCTCCGGAGATACTGGGTGCTATCCGCTCCAACGAGGATCTCCTGGCCCCACTGGTCCAGGTGTACAACCTGCCCTGGCAGTGGACCTGTCATCAGCAGGTTATCTGTCTTTTCCACCAGGAGTCCCCGCCATGTGTCAGAGCTTGTGCTAGGCCTGGGGGCACAGCTGTGCAGCACACTGGTCCCAGATCCCTTTGGGGGCCTAGGAGCTGAGCCCAGCCCTTCTCTTTGCAGTCGGGCCCCACCTTGGACATACCGTTTCTCTGCATCTTCAATGACATCAGCCAGGACTGGGCATTttgtcagctgggtgtggtatgAATGGGAGGTGACCCTGCTGAAGCGATGGATCCAGGACCTGTACACAAGAGTGGTACTGAGGATTGGCAGTGCCCACTTCTATGCCATTGTGG ACTGCAGCGGTCTGTGCTTCTGTACACGACACCAACTACCTGCATCGATGACATCAACATCACCACCGGCATGGAGCGAGACAGTGGTGACGGCTTCTG ATCAGCCCAAGGCCATCCGCTCAGTCACTGTTTCCGCCATCTTCTGA
- the LOC102124692 gene encoding immunoglobulin lambda-1 light chain-like isoform X2, whose amino-acid sequence MPLWYPKGYFVQNTDFDFFKYAGLQRSVLLYTTPTTCIDDINITTGMERDSGDGFWNFTALVWDRLSEISPRPSAQSLFPPSSEEMQANKATLVCLMSDFYPGILTVTWKADGTPITQSVEMTVPSQQSNKYVASGYLSLTPKQWRSHNTFSCQVTHDGSTVEKDSGPCRMFIGSQPSPHPQGPGAAGSQGRGLSASEAIQPFSLYPENPQTSFVNQKSCSLSSFLISHTI is encoded by the exons ATGCCATTGTG GTATCCCAAGGGTTACTTTGTCCAGAACACAGACTTTGACTTCTTCAAGTACGCGGGACTGCAGCGGTCTGTGCTTCTGTACACGACACCAACTACCTGCATCGATGACATCAACATCACCACCGGCATGGAGCGAGACAGTGGTGACGGCTTCTG gaaTTTTACTGCCTTGGTTTGGGACAGATTATCAGAG ATCAGCCCAAGGCCATCCGCTCAGTCACTGTTTCCGCCATCTTCTGAGGAGATGCAAGCCAACAAGGCCACACTGGTGTGTCTCATGAGTGACTTCTATCCGGGAATCTTGACAGTGACCTGGAAGGCAGATGGTACCCCCATCACCCAGAGCGTGGAGATGACTGTGCCCTCCCAACAGAGCAACAAATACGTGGCCAGCGGCTACCTGAGCCTGACGCCCAAGCAGTGGAGATCCCACAACACCTTCAGCTGCCAGGTCACGCATGACGGGAGCACCGTGGAGAAAGACAGTGGCCCCTGCAGAATGTTCATAGGTTCCCAACCCTCACCCCACCCACAGGGGCCTGGAGCTGCAGGATCCCAGGGGAGAGGTCTCTCTGCATCCGAAGCCATCCAGCCCTTCTCCTTGTACCCAGAAAACCCTCAAACATCCTTTGTCAACCAGAAATCCTGCTCCCTCTCTTCATTTCTTATCTCTCATACAATTTGA